One Triticum dicoccoides isolate Atlit2015 ecotype Zavitan chromosome 4B, WEW_v2.0, whole genome shotgun sequence genomic window carries:
- the LOC119294394 gene encoding UDP-glycosyltransferase 73C3-like: protein MASTAATERSVILPPHFVLVPLIGQGHTIPMSDLACLLAGRGARVSLVTTPVNAARLGGLADRARRAMLPLEIVELPFPPADDGLPTGSTASVDSFLRLFLDLYRLTGPLEAYVRALPRHPSCIISDACNPWTAGVARSVGVPRLFFHVPSVFYSLCDLNVATYGQGDHDVSYVVPGMPVRVEMTKETWSSSFYTTPEWKEFTKEAREAMRSADGAVMNTFLGIEQQFVASYEAALGKPVWALGPFCLGNRREEEAVHQSPVTAWLDKMDQNTVIYVNFGSLVRMPPKQLYEVGHGLEDSRKPFLWVVQESETALPEAQEWLQALEARTAGQGLILRCWAPQLAIMSHRAVGGFMTHCGWNSLLESIAHGVPVMTWPHFSDQFLNERLVVEVLGVGVPLMPSGKDTAVVRGHIARAVSELMGDGAVAEERRRKCKDYGERAHVAVAKGGSSHENLARLLQSFMPSGGKEM, encoded by the coding sequence ATGGCGTCCACGGCGGCGACGGAGAGATCCGTAATCCTTCCACCACACTTTGTTCTCGTCCCGCTCATCGGGCAGGGCCACACCATCCCCATGTCGGACCTTGCCTGCCTCCTCGCCGGACGCGGTGCGAGAGTGAGCCTCGTCACCACGCCCGTCAACGCCGCGCGCCTGGGGGGACTAGCCGACAGGGCACGGCGCGCCATGCTGCCCCTGGAGATAGTCGAGCTCCCGTTCCCGCCGGCCGACGATGGACTGCCCACTGGGAGCACCGCCAGCGTCGACAGCTTCCTCCGGTTGTTCTTGGACCTTTACAGGCTCACCGGGCCGCTCGAGGCCTACGTGCGTGCGCTGCCGCGGCACCCAAGCTGCATCATCTCCGACGCCTGCAATCCGTGGACGGCCGGCGTCGCAAGGAGCGTCGGGGTCCCGCGGCTCTTCTTCCACGTGCCTTCCGTCTTCTACTCGCTCTGCGACCTGAACGTCGCAACGTATGGTCAGGGCGACCATGACGTGTCGTATGTCGTGCCGGGCATGCCGGTGCGTGTAGAGATGACCAAGGAGACATGGTCGTCCTCCTTCTATACCACGCCTGAGTGGAAGGAGTTCACCAAGGAGGCGCGGGAGGCCATGCGCTCGGCCGACGGCGCCGTGATGAACACCTTCCTGGGCATCGAGCAACAGTTCGTCGCGTCCTACGAGGCAGCACTGGGTAAGCCGGTGTGGGCGCTCGGGCCCTTCTGCCTTGGTAACAGGCGGGAAGAGGAGGCCGTCCACCAGAGCCCGGTCACCGCTTGGCTTGACAAGATGGACCAGAACACGGTAATTTATGTCAATTTTGGCAGCCTCGTGCGGATGCCTCCCAAGCAGCTGTACGAGGTTGGACACGGCCTCGAGGACTCTAGGAAGCCGTTCCTTTGGGTGGTGCAGGAATCCGAGACGGCGTTGCCAGAAGCGCAAGAGTGGCTCCAAGCCCTGGAGGCACGAACGGCAGGGCAGGGGCTCATATTGCGTTGTTGGGCGCCTCAACTCGCCATCATGTCGCACCGTGCCGTAGGCGGCTTCATGACCCACTGCGGGTGGAACTCCCTGCTAGAGTCCATCGCGCACGGCGTGCCTGTCATGACGTGGCCTCACTTCAGCGACCAGTTCCTCAACGAGAGGCTGGTCGTGGAAGTACTTGGGGTCGGCGTGCCCTTGATGCCGTCCGGTAAGGACACGGCCGTGGTGCGGGGGCACATTGCGCGAGCTGTGTCAGAGCTGATGGGCGATGGGGCGGTggcagaggagaggaggagaaaatGCAAGGATTACGGGGAGAGAGCTCATGTAGCCGTAGCGAAAGGAGGATCGTCGCATGAAAACCTGGCGCGGCTATTACAGAGCTTCATGCCGAGTGGCGGCAAGGAAATGTAG